From the Bacteroidia bacterium genome, one window contains:
- a CDS encoding T9SS type A sorting domain-containing protein gives MVLLPFAVARGAPCRRVAMLMFCFLLLQPLWSVTAQIPSDAGGGWSSIADAPDTYQIQIWLTLYKTQNPGFSAWSCALGDINGDGYDDFAVSSKADTTFIFLGGDPLSKDPVLMLPGGGSAQISADFNNDGRMDIANAVRYANREMDPDRRGCIRIYYQRAEEPWFAAEPDVLLRGDSGKYWGSWSHQDGQPWRPSLQALDYNGDGWMDLLTTENTGQQFPRRRMLLFLGGPTFPAEPSVRIDCIHASTYTDTDSPLDVMTGDINGDGCDDFMVQVSFSIDAMKRAYVWDLYLGNRSGLATTPSRVLRSDSGWVPKMLWSAIYDVNGDGCDDIVDGNAHRKYGDPLVFLGSAELPETILPNDSIRNPWTDVNGLISPMSIHPVGDMNGDGTRDLFISWATLPVPDGLLYYLFPMSNAGLIRQPTGHFGTIVSLDNMQGGAYDIGDVNGDGIDDIIVLGKGGSQGPLFLDHKFQIYLGTRKLLTEVAAVPRPTQLDLTLYPNPVTLAAGAINVTVSGGAEAPLYLEIRDMLGRVLATHEFLSDGSTQTYLLPIAGLVPGNYQLSLRQGNNLTHRTFTVL, from the coding sequence ATGGTACTGCTTCCTTTCGCGGTCGCGCGCGGGGCTCCATGCCGCCGCGTCGCGATGCTCATGTTCTGCTTTTTACTGTTACAGCCGTTGTGGTCCGTTACGGCGCAGATTCCCTCCGACGCCGGTGGCGGATGGAGTTCGATAGCGGATGCTCCCGACACCTATCAAATCCAGATCTGGCTCACGTTGTACAAGACGCAGAATCCTGGTTTCTCGGCCTGGAGCTGCGCGCTGGGCGATATCAACGGCGACGGGTATGACGATTTCGCTGTATCCTCGAAGGCGGACACGACGTTCATTTTTCTCGGCGGAGACCCGTTGAGCAAGGACCCGGTGCTGATGCTCCCCGGCGGGGGCAGCGCGCAGATATCGGCGGATTTTAACAACGACGGGCGTATGGATATCGCCAATGCGGTGCGCTATGCCAACCGCGAAATGGATCCCGACCGCCGCGGTTGTATCCGTATCTATTACCAACGCGCGGAGGAGCCGTGGTTCGCGGCCGAGCCCGACGTGCTGTTGCGCGGCGACTCCGGCAAGTACTGGGGATCCTGGAGCCATCAGGATGGCCAACCATGGCGCCCTTCCCTGCAGGCGCTGGATTACAATGGAGACGGATGGATGGATCTGTTGACGACGGAAAATACCGGACAGCAATTCCCGCGCAGACGGATGCTCCTCTTTCTTGGCGGCCCTACCTTTCCGGCGGAGCCGTCGGTACGGATAGATTGTATCCACGCATCGACCTACACGGATACCGACTCGCCATTGGACGTCATGACGGGCGATATCAATGGAGACGGCTGCGACGATTTCATGGTGCAAGTCAGCTTCAGTATTGACGCCATGAAACGCGCGTATGTCTGGGATCTTTATCTCGGCAACCGCTCGGGTCTGGCCACTACGCCATCACGCGTGCTGCGCTCGGACAGCGGCTGGGTTCCGAAAATGCTCTGGAGCGCGATTTATGACGTGAACGGTGACGGCTGTGATGATATCGTGGATGGCAACGCGCATCGCAAGTACGGCGACCCTCTGGTCTTTCTCGGCTCGGCCGAGCTCCCGGAAACAATACTGCCCAACGACTCGATACGCAATCCGTGGACGGATGTCAACGGTTTGATCAGTCCCATGAGCATCCATCCCGTCGGCGACATGAACGGCGACGGCACGCGCGATCTGTTCATAAGCTGGGCCACCCTTCCGGTTCCCGATGGCCTTCTGTACTACCTTTTCCCCATGTCCAACGCGGGTCTCATCCGACAACCGACGGGACACTTCGGCACCATAGTATCACTCGATAATATGCAAGGTGGCGCCTACGACATTGGTGATGTCAACGGAGACGGAATCGACGATATCATAGTGCTGGGAAAAGGGGGGAGCCAAGGACCACTATTTCTGGACCATAAATTCCAGATCTACCTCGGCACCAGGAAGTTGCTCACCGAAGTTGCGGCGGTGCCACGACCTACGCAGCTCGATCTGACGCTGTACCCGAATCCGGTGACGCTTGCTGCGGGTGCGATAAACGTCACCGTATCCGGCGGCGCTGAGGCGCCATTGTATCTGGAAATCCGCGACATGCTCGGCCGCGTTTTGGCGACGCATGAGTTTCTGTCCGACGGCTCGACGCAAACCTATCTCCTGCCCATAGCCGGCCTCGTGCCCGGCAACTATCAACTCTCATTACGCCAGGGCAACAACCTGACACACCGTACCTTCACTGTTCTGTAA